A single Mycolicibacterium cosmeticum DNA region contains:
- a CDS encoding TVP38/TMEM64 family protein, whose amino-acid sequence MNAAASTLRTVWAAVTSAAAQLPRRRVMAISAAAVILVALAVWVPLPSAVQLRDWATSVGPWFPLAFFAAHVVVTVFPFPRTAFTLAAGLLFGPWLGVSIAVVASALSAVLALVLVRAAGWQLSKLVRHPRVDSLDARLRERGWVSVLSMRMIPAVPFSVLNYAAGASAVRVLPYTLATVVGLAPGTAAIVILGDALTGNISPLLFLVSLCTAALGVAGLIYEIRAHRRHHRDRSAD is encoded by the coding sequence GTGAACGCCGCCGCCAGCACGTTGCGCACGGTCTGGGCCGCAGTGACATCGGCGGCGGCGCAACTACCCCGCCGCCGGGTGATGGCCATTTCGGCGGCCGCTGTGATTCTCGTCGCACTGGCAGTGTGGGTGCCGTTGCCGAGCGCGGTGCAGCTACGCGACTGGGCCACCTCGGTGGGTCCGTGGTTTCCGTTGGCGTTCTTCGCGGCTCATGTCGTGGTGACGGTGTTCCCGTTCCCCAGGACCGCCTTCACCCTGGCCGCCGGCCTGTTGTTCGGCCCCTGGCTCGGTGTGTCCATCGCCGTGGTCGCCAGTGCCCTGAGCGCGGTGCTGGCGCTGGTGCTGGTGCGGGCGGCGGGCTGGCAACTGAGCAAGCTGGTCCGGCATCCGCGGGTGGACTCGTTGGATGCCCGGCTTCGTGAGCGCGGCTGGGTGTCGGTGTTGTCCATGCGGATGATCCCGGCCGTGCCGTTCTCGGTGCTCAACTACGCCGCGGGAGCGTCGGCGGTGCGGGTGTTGCCCTACACCCTGGCGACGGTCGTCGGGCTGGCTCCGGGAACCGCGGCAATCGTGATCCTGGGCGACGCCCTGACCGGCAATATCAGCCCGCTGTTGTTCCTGGTGTCGCTCTGTACGGCCGCTCTCGGGGTGGCCGGGCTGATCTACGAGATCCGGGCGCACCGGCGCCACCACCGGGACCGGTCCGCGGACTGA
- a CDS encoding NfeD family protein, giving the protein MPALIWLVAALALAGAEALTGDFFLLMLSGGALAATGTSFFFDWPIWADGAVFLVVSVLLLVLVRPALRRRFTAGTGLPEPVKALEGKSALVLDKVARHQGQVKLDGEVWTARPLNDNDVFEPGDHVTVIRIDGATAVVYKTI; this is encoded by the coding sequence ATGCCCGCTTTGATCTGGCTGGTTGCGGCACTGGCGCTGGCCGGTGCGGAGGCGCTGACAGGTGACTTCTTCCTGCTCATGCTCAGCGGTGGCGCACTGGCCGCCACCGGGACCAGCTTCTTCTTCGACTGGCCGATCTGGGCCGACGGTGCGGTGTTCCTGGTCGTGTCGGTGCTGCTGCTGGTGCTGGTCCGGCCCGCGCTGCGGCGCCGGTTCACCGCCGGCACCGGCCTGCCGGAACCGGTGAAGGCGCTGGAGGGCAAGAGCGCGCTGGTGCTGGACAAGGTGGCGCGCCATCAGGGACAGGTCAAGCTCGACGGAGAGGTCTGGACGGCCCGGCCCCTCAACGACAACGATGTGTTCGAACCCGGCGACCACGTCACCGTCATCCGCATCGACGGTGCCACCGCGGTCGTCTACAAGACCATCTGA
- a CDS encoding SPFH domain-containing protein — MEGAVAGLVLLAVLVLFAIVVVAKSVALIPQAEAAVIERLGRYSKTVSGQLTLLLPFVDKIRARVDLRERVVSFPPQPVITEDNLTVNIDTVVYFQVTNPQAAVYQISNYIVGVEQLTTTTLRNVVGGMTLEQTLTSRDSINGQLRGVLDEATGRWGLRVARVELRSIDPPPSIQDSMEKQMRADREKRAMILTAEGSREAAIKAAEGQKQAQILAAEGAKQAAILAAEADRQSRMLRAQGERAAAYLQAQGQAKAIEKTFAAIKKGRPTPEMLAYQYLQTLPQMAKGEANKVWLVPSDFGSALQGFTKLLGAPGEDGVFRYTPSPVDDTPSTDDDEEVADWFSTDTDPAIAQAVARAEAEARSSTPPLGAPASLPPTPPAAPVDAATQQLPGGPYPGGAHRA, encoded by the coding sequence ATGGAAGGTGCTGTCGCCGGCCTCGTGTTGTTGGCCGTTCTGGTGTTGTTCGCCATCGTCGTGGTGGCCAAATCGGTGGCCCTCATACCGCAGGCCGAGGCCGCCGTCATCGAACGGCTGGGCCGATACAGCAAGACCGTGTCCGGTCAGCTGACCCTGCTGCTGCCGTTCGTCGACAAGATCCGCGCCAGGGTGGACCTGCGCGAGCGCGTGGTGTCCTTCCCGCCGCAACCGGTGATCACCGAGGACAACCTCACGGTCAACATCGACACCGTCGTGTACTTCCAGGTGACCAACCCCCAGGCCGCCGTCTACCAGATCAGCAACTACATCGTCGGCGTCGAGCAGCTGACCACCACCACGCTGCGCAACGTCGTCGGCGGCATGACCCTGGAGCAGACCCTGACCTCGCGTGACTCGATCAACGGGCAGCTGCGCGGCGTGCTCGACGAGGCCACCGGCCGGTGGGGTCTGCGGGTGGCCCGGGTGGAGCTGCGCAGCATCGATCCGCCGCCGTCCATCCAGGACTCGATGGAAAAGCAGATGCGCGCCGATCGCGAGAAGCGCGCCATGATCCTCACCGCCGAGGGCAGCCGGGAAGCGGCCATCAAGGCCGCGGAGGGCCAGAAGCAGGCGCAGATCCTGGCGGCCGAGGGCGCCAAGCAGGCCGCGATCCTGGCCGCCGAGGCCGACCGGCAATCCCGGATGCTGCGGGCGCAGGGTGAGCGGGCGGCCGCCTACCTGCAGGCGCAGGGCCAGGCCAAGGCCATCGAGAAGACCTTCGCGGCGATCAAGAAGGGCCGCCCGACCCCGGAGATGCTGGCCTACCAGTACCTGCAGACGCTGCCGCAGATGGCCAAGGGGGAGGCCAACAAGGTGTGGCTGGTGCCCAGCGACTTCGGTTCGGCGCTGCAGGGATTCACCAAACTGCTGGGTGCTCCCGGCGAGGACGGCGTGTTCCGCTACACCCCGTCGCCGGTGGACGACACGCCCAGTACCGACGACGACGAAGAGGTCGCCGACTGGTTCTCCACCGACACCGACCCGGCCATCGCCCAGGCCGTGGCGCGGGCCGAGGCCGAGGCCCGCTCGTCCACGCCGCCGCTGGGCGCTCCGGCGTCGCTGCCGCCCACTCCGCCGGCGGCCCCGGTCGACGCGGCGACCCAGCAGCTGCCCGGCGGCCCGTACCCGGGCGGAGCGCACCGCGCATAG